In Flavobacteriales bacterium, the genomic window GCAGATTCAATAAAAAAACTGGGAAGTAAAACTTTCCCGGTTTATCATATCGTTCGAACTGCCTCCTGCCAACTGCCTCCTGCCTACTCTAACTATTCTTCCGCATACTGAGGTGGCGGCGGCGCTTCCTGGTAAGCCTGCTTTTTCGGCTTCAGCTTGTCCGGGAATATCACGTTGATCAGTTCATTTGATTTGGTAACGCGTGTTTTGGAGATGCCGTTCTCTACGACCGCATCGATGTTGTATTTGTAGTCCCTGTCTATCTTCTCATAGGAATTATCCACCAGTCTGAGAAACATTCCGGTGACCTTTCCGCCTTCTACCACAGCCTTTCCTGAATAGCAATTGATGATGGTTTCTGTCAGGCCGGTTTCTTCATCATATATGTTTTTCCTGATGGAGATGATCGCATTTTCATATTCACCGTCGGGGACGGGTTCGGATCCTCTTTTTTCAAACAGGACCGCCCATTTGGTGAAGCAGTCAGAATCCGCCTGGGCCCATGCGCCTGCATACGTACCCAGTGCCAACAACAGGGAGAAACAAATTTTTTTCATGAATTTTGCTCTGTATTTTGATCCTTTACCTAACTCTATTCTACATTCTACGCGGTATCACTCTCTATACTCCGCGGCAAGCGTCAAAGTTTCAATTTAGCCAATTATTGTGATACCTCCAAATACAGTTAATTACAAATGCCGGGCCATTCCATCTCATTGTGCACTTTCTGCTTTCGAAATGGCCTTATCCGGACTCTTTGGTTTCAGCTTTCCGGAAAAGATCACGTTGATCAGCTCTCCTTCTTTCGTCACAATATTCCGGGTCATTCCGTTCTCTATGGTTGCGTCCTGATTGAAATACTTGAATTTCCTATCCAGCTTCTCATAGGAATTATCTACCACCTTGATGAAGATCTCACTCACCTTGCCTTCCAATACGGTGGCTTTCCCTGAATAACACTTGGTAACGGTTTCCATGATGTAGTCATCTTCGGATCGTTTCACCTTGGACCTGATGGTCACGATCACATCATTGTATTCGCCGTCCTCCACATCATATGCACCTCGATCCAGAAATACCTGCTCCCACTGTTGAAAACAATCCAGGTCATCCGGGTTCTGAGAGCTTACAGGTTCGGACATTCCCATCAGGAAGAGCATGCATGTGCATGCACCTATGATATGCTTGATGACTTTCACGAAAAATTTAGTTAAGCGCGTTCCAATACATTTCCTTACGGAAACGTAGCCCAATATAGAGAATGCAGTTTCTAAACACAATACTGCAACTTCGTTTTTATTAACTTTGCCTTTACAAAATCGACCAAACTTACCATGGACTCCATAAAAACTCATTTTGAGGAAGCAAGGGCTTTACTGGATGATTTCCTTGCATCCGGGGGCGTGGCGAAAGTTGGTGAAGTAATAAGTCTGATGTCCGCCTCTCTTAAAGGAGGTGGTAAGATCATGACCTGCGGAAACGGTGGCTCCATGAGCGATGCGATGCACTTTGCCGAAGAGCTTACCGGCCGGTTCCGCGAAAACAGAAAACCTATGGCCGCCATGGCCATCTCCGATCCCGGACACCTTTCATGTGTGGCCAATGACTACGGATATGAAGAA contains:
- the gmhA gene encoding D-sedoheptulose 7-phosphate isomerase, which encodes MDSIKTHFEEARALLDDFLASGGVAKVGEVISLMSASLKGGGKIMTCGNGGSMSDAMHFAEELTGRFRENRKPMAAMAISDPGHLSCVANDYGYEEVFARAVEALGKPGDVLLAISTSGQSPNICKAAEQARSMGMKVVALTGKDGGKLAGLCDIEVRVPHNGYADRIQEMHIKIIHAVIAGLEDIW